One segment of Actinomyces sp. 432 DNA contains the following:
- a CDS encoding HAD-IC family P-type ATPase, translated as MTSQEVAQRVAAGRTNAYRDTTSRSATAILRANVFTVFNAILGTALVLILLFGSWKDALFGFVLLLNTATGTIAEVRAKRALDRLSVLDAPRAHVLRDGVEQDVEVAAVVLDDVLRLRSGEQVPADAVVLSSDNLEVDESILTGESDPVRPDAGDRVMSGTTVTAGTALVRTTAVGADAYAHRLAREARRYSVVTSELQEGTNLVLRWISWVIVPVALLLFWSQLRQNGGVAHALTSGQWQAALVAGIAGVVGMVPQGLVLLTSVNFATASLALARRNVLVQELPAVEVLARVDTLCLDKTGTITTGAIRLEEVTAPDGGAPGREVLEALAALSDGEDPNATAVAIARGLAEERYLGKRAVAAGARAVEAAVPFSSRRKWSALRYDATTWVLGAPEIVLATASGAEAVVARARERAADGARVVALARASEPCGEGTEDHLLPGGLEAAALVVLAEEIRPDAAQTLDYFRGQGVEVKLISGDSPDTVAAVARRAGVTGPDGGEPVAVDARTLPQEADPDGPEAERLADALEGASVLGRVTPEQKRAFVQALKSRGRVVAMTGDGVNDALALKDADLGIAMGNGAPATKAVARLVLLKGEFSALPGVVAQGRRVMANTERIASLFLAKTVYASLIAVVVSLTAIAYPFLPRQLTIVSSLTIGIPAFILALAPNSRRYREGFLGRVLTLAVPAGLVAGSATLAARTWLVASGAADAQVTTGATLVLVCAGLWLLTLTARPLLGWRLGLVVAMAGIAVLGVFVPAVRDFFLLAWPAAGTWWVVLIVSAAAVAGIEAVYLLRPRLVAYLHGRGLVN; from the coding sequence TTGACAAGCCAGGAGGTCGCCCAGCGCGTAGCGGCCGGGCGGACCAACGCCTACCGGGACACCACCTCGCGCTCGGCCACCGCGATCCTGCGCGCCAACGTCTTCACGGTGTTCAACGCCATCCTGGGCACCGCACTGGTGCTGATCCTGCTGTTCGGCTCCTGGAAGGACGCCCTGTTCGGCTTCGTGCTGCTGCTGAACACGGCCACCGGCACCATTGCGGAGGTGCGTGCCAAGCGGGCCCTGGACCGGCTGTCCGTCCTGGACGCGCCCCGTGCGCATGTGCTGCGTGACGGGGTTGAGCAGGACGTGGAGGTGGCCGCGGTGGTGCTCGACGACGTGCTGCGGCTGCGCAGCGGCGAGCAGGTGCCTGCGGACGCGGTGGTGCTGAGCAGCGACAACCTGGAGGTGGACGAGTCCATTCTGACCGGCGAGTCGGACCCGGTGCGCCCCGACGCCGGCGACCGGGTCATGTCCGGCACCACCGTCACCGCCGGCACTGCCCTGGTGCGCACCACGGCGGTCGGCGCCGACGCCTACGCCCACCGGCTGGCCCGGGAGGCCCGCCGCTACTCGGTGGTCACCTCCGAACTGCAGGAGGGCACCAACCTGGTGCTGCGCTGGATCTCCTGGGTGATCGTGCCGGTCGCCCTGCTGCTGTTCTGGTCGCAGCTGCGGCAGAACGGCGGCGTGGCTCACGCACTCACCTCCGGGCAGTGGCAGGCGGCACTGGTCGCCGGGATCGCGGGTGTGGTCGGCATGGTACCGCAGGGGCTGGTGCTGCTCACCTCGGTCAACTTCGCCACCGCATCCCTGGCGCTGGCCCGCCGCAACGTGCTGGTGCAGGAGCTGCCCGCCGTCGAGGTGCTGGCCCGTGTGGACACCCTGTGCCTGGACAAGACCGGCACCATCACTACCGGAGCAATCCGCCTGGAGGAGGTCACCGCCCCCGACGGCGGCGCCCCGGGCCGGGAGGTGCTGGAGGCGCTGGCGGCCCTCAGCGACGGCGAAGACCCCAATGCGACCGCCGTCGCCATCGCCCGCGGCCTGGCCGAGGAGCGGTACCTGGGGAAGCGGGCCGTCGCGGCCGGGGCCCGAGCGGTGGAGGCGGCCGTGCCCTTCTCCTCACGCCGCAAGTGGTCGGCGCTCCGCTACGACGCCACCACCTGGGTGCTCGGCGCCCCCGAGATCGTGCTCGCCACCGCATCCGGCGCTGAGGCCGTGGTGGCCCGGGCGCGCGAGCGCGCCGCCGACGGCGCCCGGGTGGTGGCACTGGCGCGTGCGAGCGAGCCCTGCGGTGAGGGCACCGAGGACCATTTGCTGCCCGGTGGCCTGGAGGCGGCGGCGCTGGTGGTGCTGGCCGAGGAGATCCGCCCCGACGCCGCCCAGACCCTGGACTACTTCCGCGGGCAGGGCGTTGAGGTCAAGTTGATCTCCGGGGACAGCCCGGACACGGTTGCCGCCGTGGCCCGCCGGGCGGGCGTGACCGGGCCGGACGGCGGGGAGCCGGTCGCCGTCGACGCCCGCACTCTGCCGCAGGAGGCAGACCCGGACGGACCGGAGGCCGAGCGGCTGGCCGACGCCCTGGAGGGCGCGAGCGTGCTGGGGCGAGTCACCCCCGAGCAGAAGCGCGCCTTCGTGCAGGCACTCAAGTCCCGGGGCCGGGTGGTGGCCATGACCGGCGACGGCGTCAACGACGCCCTCGCCCTGAAGGACGCCGACCTGGGCATCGCCATGGGCAACGGGGCGCCCGCCACCAAGGCGGTGGCCCGACTGGTGCTGCTGAAGGGGGAGTTCTCCGCCCTGCCGGGTGTGGTGGCGCAGGGTCGGCGCGTCATGGCCAACACCGAGCGCATCGCCTCCCTGTTCCTGGCCAAGACCGTCTACGCCTCGCTGATCGCCGTGGTGGTCTCCCTGACCGCCATCGCCTACCCGTTCCTGCCGCGGCAGCTGACCATCGTGTCGTCCCTGACCATCGGCATCCCCGCCTTCATACTCGCCCTGGCCCCCAACTCCCGCCGCTACCGGGAGGGCTTCCTGGGGCGGGTGCTGACCCTGGCGGTTCCGGCCGGGCTGGTGGCCGGCAGCGCCACCCTGGCGGCCCGCACCTGGCTGGTCGCATCCGGGGCGGCGGACGCGCAGGTGACTACCGGCGCCACCCTGGTGCTGGTGTGCGCCGGACTGTGGCTGTTGACGCTGACGGCCCGGCCGCTGCTGGGCTGGCGGCTTGGACTGGTGGTGGCGATGGCCGGGATCGCGGTGCTGGGCGTGTTCGTGCCCGCCGTGCGCGACTTCTTCCTGCTGGCCTGGCCCGCGGCGGGCACCTGGTGGGTCGTACTGATCGTCTCCGCCGCCGCGGTGGCGGGCATTGAGGCGGTATACCTGCTGCGCCCGCGCCTGGTCGCATACTTGCATGGCCGCGGCCTGGTGAACTGA
- a CDS encoding YciI family protein codes for MSKIFAVEYHYVTDQDEAMAALRPTHRAFNAALAERDRLLAAGPYVGTHDALIVVRADDAAGALALLEEDPFNQAGFIAERIPHEWNPVIGVLA; via the coding sequence ATGAGCAAGATCTTCGCCGTCGAGTACCACTACGTCACCGACCAGGACGAGGCCATGGCCGCCCTCCGCCCCACCCACCGCGCCTTCAACGCCGCGCTGGCCGAGCGGGACCGGCTGCTCGCCGCCGGCCCCTACGTGGGCACGCACGACGCGCTCATCGTGGTGCGCGCCGACGACGCCGCCGGCGCCCTGGCCCTGCTGGAGGAGGACCCCTTCAACCAGGCGGGCTTCATCGCCGAGCGCATCCCCCACGAGTGGAACCCGGTGATCGGCGTCCTGGCCTGA
- the pdxT gene encoding pyridoxal 5'-phosphate synthase glutaminase subunit PdxT: MSGRLVGVLALQGGVAEHARMIESLGHRPRLVRRVGDLEGIEALVLPGGESTTLRRLLAAFDLTEAIEDAARRVPTLGTCAGLILLATLGVLDVDVERNAFGPQVDSATTRLPWKDGSVVAAFIRAPRITRVGHGVRVCSTWRGVGRNGSGPAIVGVEQGEGEERVLGISFHPELTGDTTIHRDLLG, translated from the coding sequence GTGAGCGGCCGGCTGGTCGGCGTCCTGGCGCTCCAGGGAGGCGTCGCCGAGCACGCCCGCATGATCGAGTCGCTCGGTCACCGCCCCCGGCTGGTGCGCCGGGTCGGCGACCTGGAGGGCATTGAGGCGCTCGTGCTGCCCGGCGGGGAGTCGACGACGCTGCGTAGACTGCTGGCCGCCTTCGACCTGACCGAGGCCATCGAGGATGCCGCCCGCAGGGTGCCGACGCTCGGCACCTGTGCGGGCCTGATCCTCCTGGCGACGCTGGGGGTACTCGACGTCGACGTCGAGCGCAACGCCTTCGGCCCCCAGGTGGACTCCGCCACCACCCGGCTGCCATGGAAGGACGGGAGCGTCGTGGCCGCATTCATCCGCGCGCCACGCATCACCCGGGTGGGGCACGGCGTGCGCGTCTGCTCAACCTGGCGGGGCGTCGGCCGGAACGGATCCGGGCCGGCGATAGTCGGCGTCGAGCAGGGGGAGGGGGAGGAACGGGTCCTCGGCATCTCCTTTCATCCCGAGCTCACCGGGGATACGACGATCCACCGCGATCTGCTGGGGTGA
- a CDS encoding DUF2339 domain-containing protein, whose translation MDTASSEQLEEIIGRLTTLERKLDWVANRISRDGHPLDSAARPQARPAPVASPPARPMTTRASFSSPAAAPAVQPPRTPALATYPPSKPVLKAPATPLQNAPAAVAPSGSTSAADDAPFAVRPIRERRTEGNIGRYVLSGAAAFLIMSAAVSLIALVWDQIPDIVKVGTLGVVAVSLVAAGTIVNQTRERLQVAAATLTGTGGALGFVAVIGAALIAGLSPVAALGLMVAWAFMLLLVSCATAQFFTAVISMLGALVTVGFTTWQVTTHPEQAVLAWTLIDIYTVALAVVAAILPRFTPRMRLAPWLPTTSMVVTGTVLLTGPSRLLVTQPLTGVVLLAAPCAVLLAQTHHSARLLAGAGAREAAGYEWAITGIIQALALLMLTSADGVASSTRNGMAVVFLALVCLATAALLPQQAASPWLRVIAPVNLGTVLCIAAAVFALNIALLPPAVAAVALAAVPVVRAGYSAPVLVLPLFSTAALLAVFSPDRSTVMLAILAVLIGVLLTAPLEALLAPPPSSEEHANRPAWLSAGMWITAGQLVLIIPRLLDRLVPAVGLGGAGQFAAPLLAGALALALAGMGLFTPRCSPLLLVSGRRAGQLAGATDLRTPVVPTAPPLAWLGEALLTALAVAVLVRADSLGSLLLAAPLVALALALVVVGGRMLLPWLRHSAVSLTVTLTIALSQSLALWWSVMILTGASATSLLITGVVLATGAACTVIGFRLHATTLRHYGLTLVLLVVFKLAVVDLAGQNSLSRILALMVAGVVCFGLSLAYNHFAQEQAERGAIGVGPAGAITPADRGGSSYPR comes from the coding sequence ATGGATACGGCCAGCAGTGAGCAGCTCGAAGAGATCATCGGGCGCCTGACAACCCTCGAACGCAAGCTCGACTGGGTGGCCAATAGGATCTCCCGTGATGGGCACCCCCTCGACTCTGCGGCGCGTCCGCAGGCGCGCCCCGCGCCGGTCGCCTCCCCACCTGCCCGGCCGATGACTACGCGGGCATCGTTCTCCTCACCGGCCGCGGCTCCTGCGGTGCAACCGCCCCGGACCCCGGCCCTGGCCACATACCCGCCGTCCAAGCCCGTTCTGAAGGCGCCCGCCACCCCATTGCAGAACGCCCCGGCGGCAGTGGCCCCCAGCGGCTCCACAAGCGCTGCCGACGACGCCCCATTCGCAGTGCGGCCCATACGAGAGAGGCGCACCGAGGGGAACATCGGCAGATACGTCCTGTCCGGGGCGGCAGCGTTCCTGATCATGTCCGCCGCCGTGAGCCTCATAGCCCTGGTCTGGGACCAGATTCCCGACATCGTGAAGGTGGGGACGCTGGGTGTCGTAGCTGTCTCCCTGGTCGCCGCGGGCACGATCGTCAACCAGACGCGAGAGCGACTGCAGGTGGCGGCCGCCACCCTCACGGGCACGGGCGGTGCGCTCGGCTTCGTCGCCGTCATCGGTGCCGCCCTGATCGCCGGGCTGAGCCCGGTCGCCGCCCTGGGACTGATGGTGGCCTGGGCCTTCATGCTGCTGCTGGTGTCCTGTGCCACGGCACAGTTCTTCACCGCCGTCATCTCCATGCTGGGGGCGCTGGTGACCGTCGGCTTCACCACCTGGCAGGTGACAACACACCCGGAACAGGCGGTCCTGGCCTGGACCTTGATCGATATCTACACCGTCGCCCTGGCCGTGGTGGCGGCGATACTGCCGCGTTTTACACCCCGCATGCGCCTGGCGCCCTGGCTGCCGACCACCTCCATGGTGGTCACCGGCACCGTGCTGCTGACCGGCCCCTCCCGGCTGCTGGTGACGCAACCGCTCACCGGCGTCGTGCTGCTCGCCGCGCCCTGCGCGGTACTCCTGGCGCAGACGCACCACTCCGCGCGTCTGCTGGCCGGAGCCGGAGCGCGGGAGGCCGCCGGATACGAGTGGGCGATCACCGGCATCATCCAGGCGCTGGCGTTGCTGATGCTCACTTCCGCGGACGGCGTGGCGTCATCCACGCGCAACGGCATGGCCGTGGTCTTCCTGGCCCTGGTCTGCCTGGCCACCGCCGCCCTGCTCCCACAGCAGGCTGCCTCCCCGTGGCTGCGCGTCATCGCGCCGGTGAACCTGGGGACGGTGCTGTGCATCGCGGCGGCCGTTTTCGCTTTGAATATCGCACTGCTACCGCCTGCGGTGGCGGCGGTGGCGCTGGCCGCCGTACCCGTGGTGCGTGCCGGTTACAGCGCCCCCGTGCTGGTGCTTCCGCTGTTCAGCACAGCCGCGCTGCTGGCAGTGTTCTCCCCCGACCGCAGCACCGTGATGCTGGCCATTCTGGCCGTACTCATCGGCGTGCTCCTGACCGCTCCGCTGGAGGCACTGCTGGCTCCGCCCCCGAGTTCCGAGGAGCACGCGAACCGGCCCGCGTGGCTCTCCGCGGGGATGTGGATCACAGCCGGCCAGTTGGTGCTGATCATCCCCAGGCTGCTGGACCGGCTGGTTCCCGCCGTCGGCCTCGGCGGGGCGGGCCAGTTCGCGGCACCGCTACTGGCGGGTGCCCTGGCGTTGGCGCTGGCGGGCATGGGCCTGTTCACGCCCCGGTGCAGTCCTCTCTTGCTCGTCTCGGGTCGGCGCGCGGGACAACTGGCGGGCGCTACCGACTTGCGTACCCCGGTCGTGCCCACGGCGCCGCCTCTGGCGTGGCTGGGCGAGGCGCTGTTGACGGCACTGGCCGTCGCCGTGCTGGTGCGCGCCGACTCCCTGGGCTCCCTGCTGCTGGCGGCACCGTTGGTTGCCCTGGCACTCGCCCTCGTGGTGGTCGGTGGGCGGATGCTGCTGCCCTGGCTGCGGCACTCCGCGGTGTCGCTCACCGTGACGCTGACCATCGCGCTCTCGCAGAGCCTCGCCCTGTGGTGGTCGGTGATGATCCTCACCGGCGCGTCGGCAACCTCTTTGCTGATCACCGGTGTGGTGCTGGCAACCGGTGCCGCCTGCACCGTCATCGGATTCCGGCTGCACGCCACCACGCTGCGCCACTACGGGCTCACCCTGGTGCTGCTGGTGGTGTTCAAACTGGCCGTGGTGGATCTAGCCGGACAAAACTCGCTCTCGCGGATCCTGGCGCTCATGGTCGCCGGCGTCGTTTGCTTCGGGCTATCGCTCGCATACAACCACTTCGCCCAGGAGCAGGCGGAGCGCGGCGCGATCGGAGTCGGTCCCGCCGGCGCCATCACCCCAGCAGATCGCGGTGGATCGTCGTATCCCCGGTGA
- the uvrA gene encoding excinuclease ABC subunit UvrA, which produces MNDSLIIRGAREHNLQGIGIDLPRDKMIVFTGLSGSGKSSLAFDTIFAEGQRRYVESLSSYARQFLGQMDKPDVDFIEGLSPAVSIDQKSTSRNPRSTVGTVTEVYDYLRLLYARAGVQHCPVCDAVISSQTPQQIVDHIREMEDGTRFQVLAPVIRGRKGEYTELFTELQGRGFSRVRVDGATHRLGEVPALNKKLKHNIEVVVDRLVVREGIRQRLTDSVETALGLADGLVIIDLVDLPGDDPGREHRYSEKRACPNEHPLQLDEMEPRTFSFNAPYGACPACTGIGSRLEVDPELVVPDEELTLAEGAVAPWASHQKYFTRQLKALGEELSFDVDTPWRALPERAKDAILRGKDFEIKVRYRNRWGRERIYSTGFEGALNYVMRKHDETESEWSKDRYEGYMREIPCPVCNGTRLKPEVLAVRVGDKSIAQLCDLSISECRDFLAGLELTGQAAQIAGSVLNEIAARLGFLVDVGLDYLSLSRGAATLSGGEAQRIRLATQIGSGLVGVLYVLDEPSIGLHQRDNTRLIDTLERLRDLGNTLIVVEHDEETIRSADYVVDIGPGAGERGGQVVYAGEVAGLLQAPGSVTGDYLAGRRAIEVPASRRKPVKGKAVTVVGARENNLKDVTVTFPLGVFTAVTGVSGSGKSSLVNSILYQVLANRLNHARGVPGRHKTVRGLDNLDKVVHVDQSPIGRTPRSNPATYTGVWDHIRKIFASVPESKVRGYGPGRFSFNVKGGRCEACKGDGTLKIEMNFLPDVYVPCEVCGGARYNRETLEIRYKDATVADVLDMTISQAADFFAATPIIARHLNTLVEVGLGYVRLGQAATTLSGGEAQRVKLATELQRRSTGRTIYVLDEPTTGLHFEDIRKLLGVLQGLVDKGNSVVVIEHNLDVIANADWIIDMGPEGGKDGGTVVATGTPEQVAEVEGSWTGHYLKEVLEQRRAAS; this is translated from the coding sequence GTGAACGACTCCCTCATCATCCGTGGCGCCCGCGAGCACAACCTGCAGGGCATCGGCATCGACCTCCCGCGGGACAAGATGATCGTCTTCACCGGCCTGTCCGGCTCGGGCAAGTCCTCCCTCGCCTTCGACACGATCTTCGCCGAGGGGCAGCGCCGCTATGTGGAGTCGCTGTCCTCCTACGCCCGCCAGTTCCTCGGCCAGATGGACAAGCCCGACGTCGACTTCATCGAGGGCCTATCCCCGGCAGTGTCCATCGACCAGAAGTCCACCTCTCGCAACCCCCGCTCCACGGTGGGCACCGTCACCGAGGTCTACGACTACCTGCGCCTGCTGTACGCGCGCGCCGGCGTCCAGCACTGCCCCGTCTGCGACGCCGTCATCTCCTCCCAGACCCCCCAGCAGATCGTCGACCACATCCGCGAGATGGAGGACGGCACCCGCTTCCAGGTGCTCGCCCCCGTGATCCGCGGCCGCAAGGGCGAGTACACCGAGTTGTTCACCGAGCTGCAGGGCCGCGGCTTCTCCCGCGTGCGCGTCGACGGCGCCACCCACCGCCTGGGGGAGGTGCCCGCCCTGAACAAGAAGCTCAAGCACAACATCGAGGTGGTCGTCGACCGGTTGGTGGTACGCGAGGGCATCCGCCAGCGGCTGACCGACTCGGTGGAGACCGCCCTGGGGCTGGCCGACGGCCTGGTCATCATCGACCTGGTGGACCTGCCCGGGGACGACCCCGGCCGCGAGCACCGCTACTCCGAGAAGCGCGCCTGCCCCAACGAGCACCCGCTCCAGCTGGACGAGATGGAGCCGCGGACCTTCTCCTTCAACGCCCCCTACGGCGCCTGCCCGGCCTGCACCGGCATCGGCAGCCGACTGGAGGTCGACCCGGAGCTCGTCGTCCCCGACGAGGAACTCACCCTGGCCGAGGGCGCCGTCGCCCCCTGGGCCAGCCACCAGAAGTACTTCACCCGGCAGCTCAAGGCACTGGGCGAGGAGCTGTCCTTCGACGTCGACACCCCCTGGCGGGCCCTGCCCGAGCGTGCCAAAGACGCGATCCTGCGCGGCAAGGACTTCGAGATCAAGGTCCGCTACCGCAACCGCTGGGGCCGGGAGCGCATCTACTCCACCGGCTTCGAGGGCGCCCTCAACTACGTCATGCGCAAGCACGACGAGACCGAGTCCGAATGGTCCAAGGACCGCTACGAGGGGTACATGCGGGAGATCCCCTGCCCCGTCTGCAATGGCACTCGGCTCAAGCCGGAGGTGCTGGCGGTGCGCGTGGGCGACAAGTCCATCGCCCAGCTGTGCGACCTGTCCATCAGCGAGTGCCGCGACTTCCTGGCCGGGCTGGAGCTGACCGGCCAGGCCGCCCAGATCGCCGGCAGCGTCCTGAACGAGATCGCCGCCCGCCTGGGCTTCCTCGTCGACGTCGGCCTGGACTACCTGAGCCTGTCCCGCGGCGCCGCCACCCTCTCCGGCGGCGAGGCGCAGCGCATCCGCCTGGCCACCCAGATCGGCTCCGGGCTGGTCGGCGTGCTGTACGTGCTGGACGAGCCCAGCATCGGCCTGCACCAGCGCGACAACACCCGGCTGATCGACACCCTGGAGCGCCTGCGGGACCTGGGCAACACCCTGATCGTCGTCGAGCACGACGAGGAGACCATCCGCTCGGCGGACTACGTGGTGGACATCGGCCCCGGGGCGGGGGAGCGGGGCGGCCAGGTCGTCTACGCCGGCGAGGTCGCCGGCCTGCTTCAGGCCCCCGGCTCCGTCACCGGCGACTACCTGGCGGGCCGCCGCGCCATCGAGGTGCCCGCCAGTCGCCGCAAGCCCGTCAAGGGGAAGGCGGTCACCGTCGTCGGCGCCCGCGAGAACAACCTCAAGGACGTCACCGTCACCTTCCCGCTGGGCGTGTTCACCGCCGTCACCGGCGTGTCCGGCTCCGGGAAGTCCTCCCTGGTCAACTCGATCCTGTACCAGGTGCTCGCCAACCGCCTCAACCACGCCCGCGGCGTGCCCGGACGCCACAAGACCGTGCGTGGCCTGGACAACCTGGACAAGGTCGTGCACGTGGACCAGTCGCCCATTGGCCGCACGCCGCGCTCCAACCCCGCCACCTACACGGGTGTGTGGGACCACATCCGCAAAATCTTCGCGTCCGTGCCCGAGTCGAAGGTGCGCGGTTACGGCCCCGGCCGCTTCTCCTTCAACGTCAAGGGCGGGCGCTGCGAGGCCTGCAAGGGCGACGGCACCCTCAAGATCGAGATGAACTTCCTGCCGGACGTGTACGTGCCCTGCGAGGTGTGCGGCGGTGCCCGTTACAACCGGGAGACCCTGGAGATCCGCTACAAGGACGCCACGGTCGCCGACGTCCTGGACATGACTATCAGCCAGGCGGCCGACTTCTTCGCCGCCACCCCCATCATTGCCCGCCACCTGAACACCCTGGTGGAGGTCGGCCTCGGCTACGTGCGCCTGGGGCAGGCCGCCACCACGCTGTCCGGCGGCGAGGCCCAGCGCGTCAAGCTCGCCACCGAGCTGCAGCGCCGCTCCACCGGCCGCACCATCTATGTGCTGGACGAGCCCACCACCGGCCTGCACTTCGAGGACATCCGCAAGCTGTTGGGCGTGTTGCAGGGGCTGGTGGACAAGGGCAACTCCGTGGTGGTGATCGAGCACAACCTGGATGTCATCGCCAACGCCGACTGGATCATCGACATGGGCCCGGAGGGCGGCAAGGACGGCGGCACCGTGGTTGCCACCGGCACCCCCGAGCAGGTCGCCGAGGTCGAGGGCTCCTGGACCGGCCACTACCTCAAGGAGGTCTTGGAGCAGCGGCGGGCGGCGAGCTGA
- the pdxR gene encoding MocR-like pyridoxine biosynthesis transcription factor PdxR: MLIDRRQPLPQQVVVDIRGRVARGELAPGDPLPATRALARELGISRGSVVTAYEQLVAEGFLTATHGGTRVNPELPRPVPQRRARASGTPAPSQASELRPGAPVTGVLTTGLWRAVWRAATADPRPHPASGSAELRELLATHIRRTRQVDVDPARILVTAGARDGLRLALSVLGGRGGASGAGVLAVEEPGYPSLTGIPRALGWRTVPIDTTAFRDASASPSLPAGTQAVLVTPNHQFPWGERMPAGQRLSLLAAARRAGAMIVEDDYDAELRSAPAPLLSLDSGEQVIMLGSFAKTLSPAVGLGYLVAPEEAVARMRPLCVPVSGIVQDAMTRFLAQDGLRRHVARARRIERQRRALFTEVFPEGVPMEGGLHAVVLLAPHADEAGAVDACHRAGLGVSGISAYWVSPRASAGPGVVLGLGARTPEHLRELLVRLREVLTPFGLRPRSGRAARD, from the coding sequence GTGCTCATTGACCGCAGGCAGCCGCTCCCCCAGCAGGTGGTGGTGGACATCCGCGGCCGCGTCGCGCGCGGCGAGCTCGCGCCCGGGGATCCGCTCCCGGCGACCCGGGCGCTGGCGCGCGAGCTCGGCATCTCGCGTGGAAGCGTCGTGACCGCCTATGAGCAGCTCGTGGCGGAAGGCTTTCTCACCGCCACGCACGGCGGCACCCGCGTCAACCCGGAACTGCCCCGGCCGGTGCCGCAACGGCGTGCACGCGCCTCCGGGACGCCGGCGCCGTCTCAAGCCTCCGAATTGCGGCCGGGGGCGCCCGTCACCGGGGTGCTCACCACCGGGCTGTGGCGCGCCGTCTGGCGGGCCGCCACCGCGGATCCGCGTCCGCACCCCGCCTCCGGTTCCGCCGAGCTGCGCGAGCTCCTGGCCACGCATATTCGGCGTACCCGTCAGGTCGACGTCGATCCGGCACGCATCCTGGTCACCGCGGGGGCCCGTGACGGCTTGCGGCTGGCCCTGAGCGTGCTCGGTGGCCGCGGGGGCGCCTCGGGCGCGGGGGTGCTGGCCGTCGAGGAGCCGGGGTACCCCTCGCTGACCGGCATTCCCAGGGCGCTGGGCTGGCGCACGGTCCCGATCGACACCACCGCCTTCAGGGACGCTTCCGCCTCCCCGAGTCTTCCCGCCGGGACGCAGGCGGTGCTGGTCACGCCCAACCACCAGTTCCCGTGGGGTGAGCGCATGCCCGCCGGGCAGCGCCTGTCCCTGCTGGCGGCCGCGCGTCGGGCGGGAGCCATGATCGTCGAGGACGACTACGACGCCGAGCTGCGCAGCGCGCCCGCGCCCCTGCTGTCCCTGGATTCCGGTGAACAGGTCATCATGCTCGGCTCGTTCGCTAAGACCCTCAGCCCCGCCGTCGGCCTGGGCTACCTGGTGGCGCCGGAGGAGGCGGTGGCGCGGATGCGCCCGTTGTGCGTGCCCGTGTCCGGCATCGTGCAGGACGCGATGACACGCTTCCTGGCCCAGGACGGTCTGCGCCGCCACGTGGCCCGCGCGCGGCGGATCGAGCGGCAGCGGCGGGCGCTGTTCACGGAGGTGTTCCCGGAGGGCGTGCCCATGGAGGGCGGGCTTCACGCCGTCGTCCTGCTGGCGCCGCACGCGGATGAGGCGGGTGCCGTGGACGCGTGTCACCGCGCGGGCCTGGGGGTCTCCGGGATCTCGGCGTACTGGGTCTCCCCGAGGGCATCGGCCGGCCCGGGCGTAGTGCTCGGACTGGGCGCGCGCACGCCCGAGCACCTGCGGGAGCTGCTGGTGCGGCTGCGGGAGGTGCTCACTCCCTTCGGTCTTCGCCCCCGGTCGGGGCGCGCCGCCCGGGACTAG
- the pdxS gene encoding pyridoxal 5'-phosphate synthase lyase subunit PdxS has translation MSTYETPTAPESAAAVPAGTGSPLVKRGLADMLKGGVIMDVVTPEQARIAEEAGAVAVMALERVPADIRAQGGVARMSDPDLIAAIIDAVSIPVMAKARIGHFVEAQVLQHLGVDYIDESEVLSPADYAHHIDKQRFTVPFVCGATNLGEALRRIAEGAAMIRSKGEAGTGDVSEATRHIRTIKEEIARLRGLREDELYVAAKELAAPYDLVAEVARTGNLPVVLFTAGGIATPADAAMMMQLGADGVFVGSGIFKSGDPAARAAAIVRATAAYDDPAVIAEVSRGLGEAMVGINVADLPAPHRLAERGW, from the coding sequence ATGAGCACATACGAAACTCCCACCGCCCCGGAATCCGCCGCTGCCGTACCCGCGGGCACCGGCTCGCCCCTGGTCAAGCGAGGCCTGGCCGATATGCTCAAGGGGGGCGTGATCATGGATGTGGTCACCCCGGAGCAGGCCCGCATCGCCGAGGAGGCCGGCGCCGTCGCCGTCATGGCGCTCGAACGCGTCCCCGCGGATATCCGTGCCCAGGGCGGCGTGGCCCGCATGTCCGACCCCGACCTGATCGCCGCCATCATCGATGCCGTCTCCATCCCGGTGATGGCCAAGGCCCGCATCGGCCACTTCGTCGAGGCGCAGGTCCTACAGCATCTGGGCGTCGACTACATCGACGAGTCCGAGGTCCTGTCGCCGGCGGACTACGCCCACCACATCGACAAGCAGCGCTTCACCGTGCCCTTCGTCTGCGGCGCCACCAACCTGGGTGAGGCCCTGCGCCGCATCGCCGAGGGCGCCGCCATGATCCGCTCCAAGGGGGAGGCCGGCACCGGCGACGTTTCCGAAGCGACGCGCCACATCCGCACCATCAAGGAGGAGATCGCCCGCCTGCGCGGCCTGCGCGAGGACGAGCTCTACGTCGCCGCCAAGGAGCTTGCCGCCCCCTACGACCTGGTGGCCGAGGTCGCCCGCACCGGGAACCTGCCGGTGGTGCTGTTCACCGCCGGCGGGATCGCCACCCCGGCCGACGCCGCCATGATGATGCAGCTCGGAGCCGACGGCGTATTCGTCGGTTCCGGCATCTTCAAGTCCGGTGACCCCGCCGCCCGCGCGGCCGCAATCGTCCGGGCAACCGCCGCCTACGACGACCCGGCCGTGATCGCCGAGGTGTCCCGGGGGCTGGGAGAGGCGATGGTCGGCATCAACGTGGCCGACCTGCCCGCGCCCCACCGGTTGGCGGAGCGCGGCTGGTGA